In the genome of Maridesulfovibrio zosterae DSM 11974, the window GATCTAAAACAGGTAAAAATATCCACTGGATTGTGTACACGTCACCAATCAAAGACCGTAACGGAAAGATTGTTGCCGCTATGGAAATGATGATTGACATCACTAGAAGAAAAGAACTGGAAGAGAGGCTTGCTGCTTCTGAACAACGATACCATGCCATTTTCAACTCTATTCCGGGGGCAGTATTTGTACTGGATGCCGACACTCTGAATATCCTCAACTGCAATGATCCTGTTGAAGAAATATACGGATATACATTTAAAGAAGTTGTCGGACATTCTTTTCTATTGTTCTTTAAAGAAGAAGAGCGCCCGGACTATGAACATCTTCTCAAAATTAAAGCAGAGATCGGGCCCTGTTCCCAGTTACAAAAATCCGGCAGCCCCATCTATGCAGTACTTCGAATCTCACCGGCTGAATTCAATGGCACAAAAACACTTATCGTCACCTGCAGTGATGTGACTCAGAAGCTCAAGGCAGAGCAACAACTTATTCAGGCCAGCAAAATGAGTACCCTGGGAGAGATGGCATCAGGAGTAGCGCATGAACTTAATCAGCCGCTATCAATACTCAAAACTATCAGTAATCTCATGATGCGCAAAGTATCCCGCGAACAGTATATTGATCCTGAAATACTCACAGAAATGGCTGATGGTATAAATTCTCATGTCGATAGAGCCAGTAAAATAATTACCCATATGCGTGAATTTGGACGCAAGTCAGATCTAAAAACGATGCCCGTTCAGATTAACGATGTGCTTAGGCGCGGTTTCGAATTTTTCAGCAGACAACTCAGGGTCCGCAACATCACCGTTGAATGGGATTTAAACAGCCACGTACCTATCATTATGGCAGATTCCAATAGACTCGAGCAGGTAGTCATCAACCTGCTCATCAATGCTCGTGACGCCATAGAAGAACACTGGTCAAATAAAGTTCCGCTGGCCGATGACAAGAAGATTTATATCTCAACAACATATACAGATGAAAATGTCATAATAGACATATGTGACACAGGGCCTGGTATTCCTGAACAAATTAAGGGAAGACTATTTGAACCGTTCTTCACGACCAAGGATGTAGGAAAAGGGACAGGATTGGGACTGTCAATCTCATATGGGATTATTAAAGATTACAACGGAAATATCAGCGCATCTTCCAGAAAAGGACTTGGCGCATGTTTCACTATAACTTTTCCACGCGGAGACTTGAACAAGCAGTAAATCGAAGCAACGTGATACTAACTCATGATCAAACATAAACTCATATTGAACATACACTATACTCAACATAGGACTGCGATATGGACATACTCAACTTTATCATAAACTTTATTTCTTCAATGGGGCTTGGTGAACAAATATCCATTGCTACAGGTCTCATATATATTGTTTTAAGCGTACGTCAGAATTCTCTTTGCTGGCCTTTTGGAATCATAAGTGTCGGAATATGGATGACAATTGTCTTTCAGGGCAAACTGTATTCTGATGCTTTTTTGCAATTTATATATGTAGTATTAGGCTTTTATGGCTGGTATCAATGGCTTCGCGGAGGAACAGACAGCGAACCGCTGAAAGTTCAAAGATTGAGTGCTAAAATGGCACTTAAGTTAACCGGAATGGGATTGATTGCCTTCCTCCCTGCCGGATACGCAGCAGAACACTATCTTCACGCTTCCTATCCGTGGTGGGATGCTTTGACCACCGTTCTCTCACTGATTGCTCAATATCTACTTGCTAAAAAATATATTGAAAACTGGATTCTCTGGATTATAGCCGATGTAATGTATATCGGAATATATCACTTAAAAGGATGGACGGGCTACAGTGGATTGATGGCCGTATATACCATCATGGCTGTTATCGGTTATATGCAATGGCTGAAATCATATCAGGCAGAGAGAGTAAAATTGTGTCAACCCGTATAGTCCTGATCGGTTCCGAATGTACTGGCAAAACGACACTAGCTGCAAAGCTGGCTGAACACTATAAGGTCAAATTTGTACCGGAATATCTGCGCGAATATTTTGAAATAAAACAAGGTAGTCTAAGTATCAGCGATGCCATTCCCATTGCATCAGCACAACTTGAGCTTGAAAATGAAGCAGAGAAAAGAGGTGATAACCCTATCATCTGTGATACTGATATCATCTCTTCAATAGTCTACACAAAATATTACTTCGGCAGCCGCCCTGATTGGTTTGAATCACAACTGCTAAAACGCAGCAAAAGTATTTATCTGCTCTGTGATATTGACGTCAAATGGAGTGCAGATGGACAACGGGACATGCCTGAAAATCGTAATTATATGCAGAAAATGTTCATTAAAGAATTACAATTCAGAAAATATTCTTTTCACTCAATAACGGGCTCACTATCTGAGAGAATAAAAAAATCCACCATACTAATTGATCTTGCATTAAGTAATAATGACAAAGCCAATTAGCATGGGGAGTAAAATGTAGCAGTTTCTTACTGTATTAGTTAAACATACAGATAAAACTTTAGATGAATATTTCAGGGACCTTACGTTCTTTGCAGTTATCGGCAAGCCACTTAGAAATTTCTATCATTCTGGGAACCTGTAATATTCTAGCACCTGAAGCACAGACTTTTACGCAGGCACAGCAAAAAATACATTTTTCAGGATCAGTTTCAACTTGGGCGCTTACAGTAATTGCACCACTGGGACAAATGCGTTCACAGGAGCCGCATAAAAGACAACTGTCTGAAGAAACAGGAGCAGCAGACATCTTAGGCTGACGTTCTTTATAATTGGCATTTCCTGGAACACTTATAGTGCGGGGCTTACTGAACTCTCCCATAGCAAACTTATCTCTCAGACACTCACCAAATTCTCTAGCTTTATTCAGATCAACTGAGTCAGGTCTGTTTACCGCAATCGGATATTTATCAGTAGAGAAGGAATGTTCACCTATAAATGCTGCGGCTGCCACGGGTTTAAAGCCAGCTTCTATGGTCATATCGACTAATTCAAGAAGTGCGTCATCATATTCTCTGTTTCCATATACAACTACAGGAACAACAGGTGTTCCAGAAGCTTTGAGTGCAGAAAATCTTTCCAACGCAACAACCGGAACCCGTCCAGAATATACAGGAACCCCGATTATCACCAGATCATCATCATTACAGCCATAACTTGCAGGCACCCTGTCAATACGACTTACATCAATAATCTCGACACTATCTGCCTTAACTCCTTCAGCAATTGCACCCAGAACTTTTCTAGTTGTTCTGGTGGGTGAAAAACAAATAAGTTTCAATTTGGGACAAGACATAAATTAACTCCAATACTATTTATATGGGCATCGTTAAAATGTTATTTCAAAATATATCAGAGAATTAAATACAACCATCAATTGTTTCTGTAAACACACTGAATTATTTAAAACCGGATATCATTAAATTGATATCCGGTTTTAGATATGCTGCATATTTAGCGCACAAAAACTTACTTGGTAAGCTTTTCCCAATCAACATTGAACTGCTCAAGTCCTTTGTCAGTAAGTGGGTGCTTGGCAAGTTCACATATTACTTTATACGGAATAGTTGCCACATCAGCTCCTATAAGAGCAGAATCCAGTACATGCAGAGGATTGCGGATAGATGCAACCAAAATTTTGGTAGGAAAATCATAATTATCAAAAATTGTACGAATCTGCTTAATCAGTTCCATTCCATCATGAGAGATTCCGTCAAGCCGCCCAACAAATGGACTCACATATGTTGCTCCGGCTTTAGCTGCCAAAAGAGCCTGCAAGGGAGAAAAGACCAATGTAACATTGGTCTTCAGCCCTTTTTTATACAATACCTTTGTTGCCACTAACCCTTCAGAAGTCATCGGCACTTTGATCACAACATTTTCACCGAAGGCAGAAAGGGCCTCAGCCTCACGGATCATTTCATCTGCTGTCGCCCCCACGACTTCAAGGCTTACCGGCCCTTCAACTATTTTACATATTTCAGAGGCCTGTGCTTTCCAATCACCTCCCTCGCGTGAAAGAAGAGTTGGATTAGTCGTAACTCCATCCATCACCCCCTGAGCCTGAGCTGCTTTTATTTCATCCACATTTGCTGTATCCAAAAAGAATTCCATATATTTCTCCTTTTATATCTATAGCTTATTCTTTCATATAATAATTTTAATAGAAGCAAAAGAATTATCTCTATTTAGCTATTCAACTTAAATATTCAATCCAGTTACTTAAGTAGCTGTATACAGATTGCCAAGTCAGCATAAATATTTCATCTATGTTCCTTACCTTAAGTTGACATTTAGCAATAGTCGACGTAAAGAAATATCCATCATGAACGTAACTTATTCCAATCTTGCACTTTATTCTTGGTGGTGGCGCAGCTAATGCGTCGCGGTTGGTTACGTTTTAAAAGCGTATAGTAATAAACTAAATTTAATAGAAACCGCGACAGTGAAAACTGATCGCGGTTTTTTTATTGCCCGCGGTTCACTGTCGTAAAAACAGACATTCAGGAGAGAGAAAATGAGTAACAACGTAACTATTGATGCTAATGGTTTTTTCGGTGAATACGGTGGACAGTATGTCCCTGAACAGCTTCTTCCAATCCTGAACGAGCTGTCTGCAACATTTGAAAAATATAAAGATGATCCCGATTTTATCCAAGAATTTCAATACTACCTCACAAAGTATTCAGGACGTCCAACTCCGCTTTACTTATGTTCAAACCTGACCGAAGAACTCGGCGGTGCAAAGATTTACCTCAAACGAGAGGACCTTAACCACCTTGGCGCACATAAAGTTAACAATACCATTGGTCAGATTCTGCTTGCTAAACGTATGGGGAAAAAGAAAATTATTGCTGAAACCGGTGCCGGACAGCATGGTGTTGCCACAGCAGCAACAGCAGCCCTAATGGGGATGAAATGTACAGTCTATATGGGTGAAGTTGACGTTGAAAGGCAGAAACTTAATGTTTTCCGTATGCGAATGATGGGAGCAGAAGTTGTTGCTGCCAAATCCGGCCAAAAAACGCTTAAAGAAGCGGTAGATGAAGCCCTTGCAGCGTGGGTACAGGAGGCTGATGACACATTCTACCTTCTTGGTTCTGCTGTTGGACCTCATCCATATCCTATCATGGTCCGGACATTTCAGTCTGTCATCGGCAAAGAAGCAAAAGAACAATGTCTTGAAGACGAAGGCCGTCTACCTGATTTCTGCATTGCCTGTGTCGGTGGCGGATCAAATGCCATTGGACTTTTTTCTGACTTTGTTGATGACAAAGAAGTCAAACTTGTAGGAGTTGAACCATCTGGACGCAGTCTTAAAGATGGAGACCACGCGGCGACACTCTGCCTTGGTGAACCTGGTATTATGCATGGCTTCAACTCATACATGCTTAAAGACAATAACGGTGATCCTGCACCTGTTTACTCAATTTCCGCAGGACTTGACTATCCTAGCGTAGGGCCAGAGCATTCCCACCTGAAAGATCTGGGAAGAGCGGAGTATGTTCATGCTTCCGACAAAGAAGCAACTGATGCGTTCTTCAAACTTTCTCAGACTGAAGGGATTATTCCCGCACTGGAATCTTCACATGCACTGGCATATGCTATGAAACTCGCCCCCACTCTCGACAAAGAAAAGATTATTGTCGTGAACCTCTCTGGGCGCGGAGACAAAGATGTTGGTCAAATCGAAGAAATGATCAGTAGAGGCGAGCTTAAACTTCCATAAAACAACACCAGTCCATTCATCTGCCAAGCTCAGATTTGCATCTAAACTGGATTATTTGTCCAATATTTTAACAATTGATATAAAATATACAGCTAATTTTTATTAAATAAAACAGCCCGATCTGGTGTGCCACGCATCATGAATCGGGCTGTTTCATTACAGTAAAATAAATATCAATCTATCTGCCCTTGCAGAACTTCTCCTGAAAGCCATCTTTTATATGTCCCCTCGAAATCAATCATAATCAGCGATAAAAGCGGTAGGAACGACCCTAAGTTACCGTTTATTCCATATTTTTTCAGATATGCCCGCTGCCCTGTAAAAATCAAATCTTTCTGCACCATAACCATAGCATTTTGAGGGACCACCACTTTATTTTGGCCCTCGTGACTCTTTACACAGGCATTAAGATCACTCGAAATCCAGTTTCGACAAACAATTGGACGTACATCATAAATTGAGCACCTGTTTTCATGTAAGAACGGGCATGGACTAAAATAATCTTTAACAAAGGACTTCAAAGATTTTATTTCCAACGGTGCAGCAGCTTCTATGCATTTCTCAGTATATCTGGTGAATTCAGATTCGTCGCAATTCTGTGCCAAATACAGGGCAATATTAAATGCTTCATGAGGCATTAGAGATATGTGCGAAGAGCAACAGTACGAACATCCTGAAGAACAAGCCAACTCAAAGTCAGGATCTAAGATCTTTACCTGCTGTAAGATTGCATCAAAATTAGCCTCAAATAAGCGAATCCCCTTCTCCACTAATTGCCGCGGGAAAAGATTATCTTCCGGAGTGATTCCATTTAAGTCAGCGCAAACAGCAAAACTCATATCCCGAAGAAACTTTATAACTTCAGGATGATCCTCAAATAGAGGCAGAACATGTTTAAGACCATCATCAACAATTCTATCAAATTTACTCATCTAATCCCCCGCAATATACAACTTAGCATTTGATTATTACTTAAAAACAAAATTAAAAAAAGTCCCCTCAAGCAAAGCCGGAGGGGACAAAACAACTCATATATCAAATGACTAAGGAGATAAGCATAGCAAGCTTACTTTTTATAGGCTAAAGAAAAACTTCTACTCAGAAAAATCAAGTTTTCAAAAGATCACTTTCAAAAAAAGATTACTTTTCATCTGGAGCTATTCGGCTTCGGTTAGCGAGAAATACTCCTGATATATTATGCCAAAGACTAAACAAAGCGCCCGGCAATGCACTGGCTACGCTGAAATATTTAGTTGCCAGGGCAACTCCTAAACCAGAATTTTGCATGCCGACCTCAATAGCCAAAGTAAGACAGTCTTTTCGTGGAAGACCAGCTACTTTACCAACACCATATCCAGCCAGTAGCCCCCCCAGATTGTGCAGGGCAACAGCTGCAAAAACGAGCATCGGAAATGTTGCGAGCATATCGTGATTAAGTCCGATTATACACGCAATGAGCAGAGCAATGACCAAGATGGAAACTGTCGGAAAAATATGAATGACTGGATCAAGTTTACTGCGCAAAAGACGCCTCAAAACAAGTCCATCAACAAGTGGAAAAATAACAATCCAAAAGACGGATTTAACCATCGGCAAAAAAGGAATATCAATCTGCTGATTTAAAACAACATAAATGATTGCAGGAGTAAGAATTGGAGCCAGAAGAGTTGAAATGAGCGTCATCGTTACGGAAAGAGCAACATTAGCTTTAGCCAGATGAGCAATCACATTTGATGCAGTCCCCCCAGGGCATGCCCCGATGACTACCATGCCGATCATCGCTTCCTGTGGCAGTCCCAGAACTGACGATAAAAGAACTGCGAGTAATGGCATAACTGTGTATTGTAAAAGAATCCCTAATCCTACAGCCTTATAATTTCTTATGGCAACCACAAAGTCTTTGAACTCAAGAGTTAGTCCCATGCCAAACATAATAAGACCAAGACAAAGGGCTATATGAGGCTTAAGCCAGATAAAAAGGGATGGATCAATGAAAGCAATTGCACTCAACAAGACAGCCAGGAACAAAAAGTGCCTTTCAATAAGGCTACAAAAAGACGAAATCATTTATCCCCCAATAAAAAATACAATACTAAGAACTGTTTCGTGCTGTAGTGCATAATTTTTATCTACGCAAGTAAGAAAATTATGTCAGAAAACATAATTATTTTTATGTATAAAACTATCTGCAAAATTATTTTTTCTTACAAACAGGGATAAAATCTAAATTTTTCATATATTTTAATATACACCACAAGCAAATATTCACATTCAGAGATTAAACATGTCATGAATATAACATGTGACTAAGTCAGTGCGATTGAATTGGAGGATGAGTTCAAAAAGGATTTATTCTAAAAGCAGAAATACTATAAGCCTATTTAGCACCCAAGAAGTATATCAACATTGATTAACAACATAATAAGACATTACAATCATAGTAGAATGTATCGACCACTTAAAATAAACCTTAAAACAATTTGAAGGACAGGCAGGTTAACAGATCAAATATTTTAATTCATTAAGATAAACGCGATACTTCTGAACTAACGGGCCTAAAGCTTCAGTCATGCCAAGTTTAGAGACATCATGAATTGTTGTGCCCAGACGACAGAGCGGTGCGAGGCTGAAATTTGCAGCAGCACCTTTAAGGCTGTGCCCTAAACGCCCAACTTCTTCAATATTTCCAGAGTCAAGACTGCGTTCCATCATTTCCAATTCTTCAAACTGGTGAACCACAAAATGCGGTATTAGTTCCCTCAGGTCTTCTTTTATAATAAACATACTTTGACCTGTCTCTTCTCCGGATATCATTCTTTACTCCGTAATTTTTATACTTTCAGGTAAATCAACCTGTTGAGATACAGCTGCAATTGAAGAACGTATTGTATCCCACTTAACAGGCTTAGCGATAAATCCGTCACACCCGGCAGATTTACTTTCTTCCTTGTGGTTACCTAAAATATGAGCAGCAAGAGCAATAATTGTAGACCTCATTCTCTCATCTTTTGCTTCTATATCGCGCATTTTTTTTACAGCTTTCATCCCACCCACTAAAGAATGATCAACATCCATAAAAACAATGTCGTAAATATTTTCTGAAAAAAGCTGAGCAGCCCTTAATCCATCCACTGCAGTCGTTACATCTGCACCTGTATCAGTGATAAAAAGTTCAAATATTTTTCGATGATCTTCATTCTCTTCTACAAGAAGCACACTCAAACCTTTCCCGCTCTTTTGCTGAAGAACATTTTTAGTCTCCCAGGCAGCAGCAAGGCAATGCATCAAATCACTATCAAAGACAGGTTTAATTAAAATATAACCAGCACCTGCTATCCTTGCTTCATGTTTTTCCTCTTCTGTGCAGCCGGCTGAAAACATTATCGTAACCATGCTGGCAAGCGATCCAACATGCTGTGCCTTTGCAAGAAAATCAATAGCTGCCATATCCTGCATTTTACTATCCAGTAAAATCAGATTGAAAGAACTTCCACGATCTACGACAGATTTAAGATAATCAAGTCCTTCTTCACCGCTTGCAGCAGCTACAACATCAGCACCTAATGATTTTAACCGACGGCTTAAAACCTCACGCACAGTATGATTATCATCAATTAAAAGTACGCTTGTTCCAGAAAAATCTGCTGCAACACCATTGGCTTCATTAACTGACTGTTTAAAAGGAATAGATAAGTAGAAAACACTACCATCACCGCTTTTACTCTCAAACCAGATTTTTCCATCCATCAGCGAGACAAGCCGTGACGCTGAAGCCAGTCCTAAACCTACACCGCCGAACTCTCTGCTGGTTGAAGAGTCAGCCTGCGCAAAACTTTCAAATATATCACAGTACTGTCCTTCAGGAATACCTATGCCAGTATCACGCACAGCATACAATAATCGGTCAAAATCATCTCCTGATTTCTCAAGACTAAGTCGCACTTCCACCTCTCCGCTAGAAGTAAACTTCACGGCATTGGCAACAATATTCGTCAAAATCTGGCGGACACGTACAGGATCTCCTACAACAAATGCTGGTACGTCCTGATCCACATCACAAATAACTTCGAGATCTCTGGCATGTGCCGATTGGGCGAGACTTTTACAAACACTTTGAACATCTTTAGACGGATCAAAAGCAATCGGTACAAGCTCAATCTGACCAGATTCAAGCATAACAAAATCTAAAATATCATTTATAATTTTCAGAAGCAGCTCACCTGCTCCCTTGAAAATTTCAACATACCCTACCTGCTCAGGATCAAGTTCTGTTTCGAAAAGTAAATCCCCCATGCCCAGAATAGTATTCATGGGAGTCCTTATTTCGTGGCTCATCATTGCCAAAAACTGACTTTTAAACTGACTGGCATTTTCTGCCTTTTCTTTAGCTTTTTCAAGTTCTTTAACTGTGAATGAGAGCTCTCCCAGAACCGCATTTAAGTGATTCTCTGCACTCACACGGTATTCAACCTCTTTGCTGAGTTTGAGGTTCGCTAAAGTCAGTTCTTTGGTCCGTTGCTCAACCTTCTTCTCAAGTTCATCATTCATATTTGAAAAATTGAGAGCTAGAGAATTTAGAGAACGAGCAAGTTCGCCGACTTCATCAGCCCGGCCTTCATGATTGAACTCCGTAAAATCACCATTGATAATACCTGAAGCCTGTTTTGAAAGCCTGATAACAGGAGTGACAAAGGATTTATTAAGAAAGAAAATTATGAAGATGACCCCAGCAAAAGCTATAGCCAAGGAATATGGTAGCAAATAATATAGGAGATGATGTATGCGTTTATTTACATAATTTTCTAAAAGGCCTACTTTAACAAGCCCAAGAAACTCACCATCTCTTAAAATTCTTTTTTCAACGAAAATCATTTCATCAGTATTGAGTTTTTTATCTGTACTGAATTCGCTGTAAGGCTTTCCATTAGGATCATATACACCACAAAAAGCAATTGCCGGTGCAGTACAAGCACTGCTGACCAGTTCATCAAGCCTGTTGTGCTGATACTTAATGATTGCCTGCCCACTGGAATAAGCCACAAGAGAAGCAACACCATCCCCCTCTGACTTGAGTGACTCAATTATCTCATTCTGCTGAAAATTCACAACAAAATATCCAAGCGGGCAAAAGACCAGTGCCATAATGAGTAAAAGTCCTAAAGTAACTTTATATCTGATCCTAAAAAAATTAAACATTCAGAACCAATTTCCCATATTATTTAACAGAGCAATCCGGATGAATCTCACCGGAAATAAGCTTAACACGTAAATCTTCAATTTTATCCAGAACATCAGAAGATATCAAATGTCTGGTATACTTCATTTCGGAAAGAGCTACCCCCCCGTTAGATAAATCATACATTTTGATTCCTGGCACAAAGTTTCCATCCAAAATGGATAGGACCTCTTGATACACAGCTAAATCAAGGCGTTTCATCATACTGGTTAGAACAAAACCTTTGGCCATATCATCTTGATCTGAATCAACTCCCACAACATAATTTCCGGAATTGCGGGCAGCCTGAATTACACCATTTCCAGAAAGGCCAGCCACAGCGTAAATAATGTCAGCCCCGTCAGTATACATCTGCTTAGCTATAATATTCGCCTTCTTAGGATCTTCATATCCTTTTTCCAAATTTCCATTCCATACATACTTTACATCTATCTCAACATCATTACCGGACAGTTTAACACCATATTTAAATCCATTCAAAAAATCTTTGATCACATAGTGTTCGTTACCACCGATAAACCCCACTCTTCCAGTCTTTGTCTGCCAGCCGCAAAGAGCACCGACAAGGCATGATCCTGAAAATTGCCCGAAATAAATGGAGGACACATTTTTGTAGCCATCAATTTTAGCATCATTAATTATAAAATATACTTCAGGATGTTTTTTTATAAACTCCAAAATAAGATCATGATTAGCTGAAGAATTTATTACAATAATCCCACAACCTTTAAGCAGGAGCGAATTTATCTTCTCTGGAACATCCTTGCGTTCTTCCCCTGTTGTACAGACCACTACATTTAAATGCCGTTCATTTTGCAGTCTGCGAAGTCCGGATATGGTAATCCCATTGAATGAATCATCATCAAGAGTCAGGCCGCCTACAAGAAATCCTACAGTATCAGAATTTGCATGACTATAGACTGGATATAGGCATATACAGAACACCAACATAACCTTAGACAGAATCATTAAATTAACTTGATACCTGCCCATAACGCATCTCCGTATTAAGCAAAGTAGGAAATAAGATGCTACTCCTCTTCATGATCAAGCAGTCCCCCAAGATCCGCACCTAAAACGCGTCCCGGCCATTTGTAGAAGCAATAGCCGTTTTCTTCCACGAATTTACGGATTTTCTGCTGCCCTCCTCGAGCAAACGGCAAAGAAGCAAATCCTATATGCTGTTTGGTTACCTCAATATCTCCAAAAAGATACATCAAGTTAAAAGGTACTGCTTTTTCAGGGT includes:
- a CDS encoding 4Fe-4S binding protein → MSCPKLKLICFSPTRTTRKVLGAIAEGVKADSVEIIDVSRIDRVPASYGCNDDDLVIIGVPVYSGRVPVVALERFSALKASGTPVVPVVVYGNREYDDALLELVDMTIEAGFKPVAAAAFIGEHSFSTDKYPIAVNRPDSVDLNKAREFGECLRDKFAMGEFSKPRTISVPGNANYKERQPKMSAAPVSSDSCLLCGSCERICPSGAITVSAQVETDPEKCIFCCACVKVCASGARILQVPRMIEISKWLADNCKERKVPEIFI
- a CDS encoding YkgJ family cysteine cluster protein: MSKFDRIVDDGLKHVLPLFEDHPEVIKFLRDMSFAVCADLNGITPEDNLFPRQLVEKGIRLFEANFDAILQQVKILDPDFELACSSGCSYCCSSHISLMPHEAFNIALYLAQNCDESEFTRYTEKCIEAAAPLEIKSLKSFVKDYFSPCPFLHENRCSIYDVRPIVCRNWISSDLNACVKSHEGQNKVVVPQNAMVMVQKDLIFTGQRAYLKKYGINGNLGSFLPLLSLIMIDFEGTYKRWLSGEVLQGQID
- a CDS encoding AAA family ATPase, with protein sequence MSTRIVLIGSECTGKTTLAAKLAEHYKVKFVPEYLREYFEIKQGSLSISDAIPIASAQLELENEAEKRGDNPIICDTDIISSIVYTKYYFGSRPDWFESQLLKRSKSIYLLCDIDVKWSADGQRDMPENRNYMQKMFIKELQFRKYSFHSITGSLSERIKKSTILIDLALSNNDKAN
- the pnuC gene encoding nicotinamide riboside transporter PnuC, producing MDILNFIINFISSMGLGEQISIATGLIYIVLSVRQNSLCWPFGIISVGIWMTIVFQGKLYSDAFLQFIYVVLGFYGWYQWLRGGTDSEPLKVQRLSAKMALKLTGMGLIAFLPAGYAAEHYLHASYPWWDALTTVLSLIAQYLLAKKYIENWILWIIADVMYIGIYHLKGWTGYSGLMAVYTIMAVIGYMQWLKSYQAERVKLCQPV
- the fsa gene encoding fructose-6-phosphate aldolase, encoding MEFFLDTANVDEIKAAQAQGVMDGVTTNPTLLSREGGDWKAQASEICKIVEGPVSLEVVGATADEMIREAEALSAFGENVVIKVPMTSEGLVATKVLYKKGLKTNVTLVFSPLQALLAAKAGATYVSPFVGRLDGISHDGMELIKQIRTIFDNYDFPTKILVASIRNPLHVLDSALIGADVATIPYKVICELAKHPLTDKGLEQFNVDWEKLTK
- a CDS encoding Hpt domain-containing protein, coding for MISGEETGQSMFIIKEDLRELIPHFVVHQFEELEMMERSLDSGNIEEVGRLGHSLKGAAANFSLAPLCRLGTTIHDVSKLGMTEALGPLVQKYRVYLNELKYLIC
- the trpB gene encoding tryptophan synthase subunit beta — its product is MSNNVTIDANGFFGEYGGQYVPEQLLPILNELSATFEKYKDDPDFIQEFQYYLTKYSGRPTPLYLCSNLTEELGGAKIYLKREDLNHLGAHKVNNTIGQILLAKRMGKKKIIAETGAGQHGVATAATAALMGMKCTVYMGEVDVERQKLNVFRMRMMGAEVVAAKSGQKTLKEAVDEALAAWVQEADDTFYLLGSAVGPHPYPIMVRTFQSVIGKEAKEQCLEDEGRLPDFCIACVGGGSNAIGLFSDFVDDKEVKLVGVEPSGRSLKDGDHAATLCLGEPGIMHGFNSYMLKDNNGDPAPVYSISAGLDYPSVGPEHSHLKDLGRAEYVHASDKEATDAFFKLSQTEGIIPALESSHALAYAMKLAPTLDKEKIIVVNLSGRGDKDVGQIEEMISRGELKLP
- a CDS encoding bile acid:sodium symporter family protein — protein: MISSFCSLIERHFLFLAVLLSAIAFIDPSLFIWLKPHIALCLGLIMFGMGLTLEFKDFVVAIRNYKAVGLGILLQYTVMPLLAVLLSSVLGLPQEAMIGMVVIGACPGGTASNVIAHLAKANVALSVTMTLISTLLAPILTPAIIYVVLNQQIDIPFLPMVKSVFWIVIFPLVDGLVLRRLLRSKLDPVIHIFPTVSILVIALLIACIIGLNHDMLATFPMLVFAAVALHNLGGLLAGYGVGKVAGLPRKDCLTLAIEVGMQNSGLGVALATKYFSVASALPGALFSLWHNISGVFLANRSRIAPDEK
- a CDS encoding PAS domain S-box protein, translated to MLKKIRHSLIMKMILSGGVALLLSVILWTSFNIIFFKKNVTENVLSDIAMLSDTVLLSLHHAMMLDSKDFIQNDINNISRQGDIKSIRVINKKGRIIYSNDPKEINNIIDMQSPPCWKCHQTTPPPDKMSLQQRSRTKTMNGKRIMGIMTPIPNSEGCSPGPCHVHSKDERLLGLLDLEISTEKKNAILYTFERANFGIALVVFFATFAALFIYAYNFIFKPIRKLIKATKNVGSAKDFVEVQLDQTDEIGTLSDAFNMMGRQVQEKHKALIEQKEEYRDLFENVPCLVSVVDLNFRVIRHNKAYEKHFGKPRGRQCYQINKDRNTKCTECPVERTFFDLTPHMSEESGRSKTGKNIHWIVYTSPIKDRNGKIVAAMEMMIDITRRKELEERLAASEQRYHAIFNSIPGAVFVLDADTLNILNCNDPVEEIYGYTFKEVVGHSFLLFFKEEERPDYEHLLKIKAEIGPCSQLQKSGSPIYAVLRISPAEFNGTKTLIVTCSDVTQKLKAEQQLIQASKMSTLGEMASGVAHELNQPLSILKTISNLMMRKVSREQYIDPEILTEMADGINSHVDRASKIITHMREFGRKSDLKTMPVQINDVLRRGFEFFSRQLRVRNITVEWDLNSHVPIIMADSNRLEQVVINLLINARDAIEEHWSNKVPLADDKKIYISTTYTDENVIIDICDTGPGIPEQIKGRLFEPFFTTKDVGKGTGLGLSISYGIIKDYNGNISASSRKGLGACFTITFPRGDLNKQ